One window of the Triticum dicoccoides isolate Atlit2015 ecotype Zavitan chromosome 3B, WEW_v2.0, whole genome shotgun sequence genome contains the following:
- the LOC119280355 gene encoding uveal autoantigen with coiled-coil domains and ankyrin repeats-like, whose protein sequence is MTDMSSPTAPWFADLFTDVRVRTLSHQVTTLGDSVWELERKITQLICEKGKLEKQLEETKAISSHKEEVERSFKAENDKLRSEVSIAEEKCGKSEAEVERLSKELGALAEAKEGVAKEFNDERAKIWLESENLKRRLEEIQAINDLAESENDKLRSEALIAKEKQNMSEAEIEMLKIELGGLAEAKEAAAKAFDVKNAELTEELEELKRKLKEIQTNKDLVDGENDKLRSEVFTAEEKCGQSEAEVKCLKQVVGALVEAKEAAAKAFEAEKVEIMKEMDNLKRTIEEIQANKDSVESQNHELQSKILIAEQEYSVFKAEVKSLKVELGAVQEAKEAHAK, encoded by the exons ATGACAGACATGTCGTCACCGACCGCGCCTTGGTTTGCGG ATCTCTTCACAGATGTCAGGGTGAGGACCCTGTCGCACCAGGTCACCACACTTGGGGATAGTGTGTGGGAACTGGAGCGCAAAATTACCCAGCTGATCTGCGAGAAGGGCAAGCTGGAGAAGCAACTGGAGGAGACGAAGGCGATCTCAAGCCACAAGGAAGAGGTGGAGAGAAGCTTCAAGGCTGAAAATGATAAGCTTCGGTCGGAAGTTTCGATCGCAGAGGAAAAATGTGGCAAGTCTGAAGCGGAGGTTGAGAGGCTAAGCAAGGAATTAGGCGCGCTGGCGGAGGCAAAAGAGGGTGTTGCCAAGGAATTCAACGACGAGAGAGCAAAAATCTGGCTGGAATCAGAGAATCTCAAGAGACGGTTGGAGGAAATTCAGGCTATCAATGATTTGGCAGAGAGCGAAAATGACAAGCTTCGTTCAGAGGCTTTGATCGCAAAGGAAAAGCAAAACATGTCCGAAGCAGAGATTGAGATGCTTAAGATAGAACTAGGTGGGTTGGcggaggccaaggaggccgccgccaaGGCATTTGATGTAAAAAATGCAGAACTCACCGAGGAATTAGAGGAACTCAAGAGGAAGCTGAAGGAAATCCAAACAAATAAGGATTTAGTGGATGGAGAAAATGATAAGCTTCGGTCTGAGGTTTTCACAGCGGAGGAGAAATGTGGGCAGTCTGAAGCAGAGGTTAAGTGCCTTAAACAAGTAGTGGGTGCATTGGTGGAGGCGAAGGAGGCAGCGGCAAAGGCATTTGAAGCCGAGAAGGTAGAAAtcatgaaggaaatggacaatctgaagAGGACAATAGAGGAAATCCAGGCCAACAAGGATTCAGTGGAGAGTCAAAACCATGAGCTCCAGTCAAAGATTTTGATTGCAGAGCAGGAGTATAGTGTATTTAAAGCAGAGGTTAAGAGCCTCAAGGTCGAATTGGGTGCAGTACAGGAGGCCAAGGAGGCTCATGCCAAG